The sequence GGTTACTCAGATCTGCCGAAGCAAACGCGATACACAGTTGAACTAGTTACAGATGAGTAAAGCCATGTTAATTCCATAAAAGCCTATAGAACAATTAAACATGCTAACTTCAGACCTCCACAAGAATTTTCTCAGCAAACAATCAGATCAGGATCCTAATTCAGTTCCCGCAAAATCAGATTAGACCAATAAATCTCACTCCCAGCTTAACCATATAGTAATTTCCAAGCTTCTAACTTTAGTAAAACCAgataaaaaaatcccaaatttcctATCCCACTTTCAAAAAACACTTCTTTATTGATGATAGAATGATAGAAAAACACTTCCACTTCCCCAGCAGCCAAACAAGTCACAACTCGAAATCTAATCGATTTAACAGTCATATCAACTACCAAACAGCTTAAATCAAATCAGATCCAACCACAAAACATAAAGTcaatatcttttttatttttcccaaataaaatttaaaaaaacatataaaataaaaataaaataaaaaaactgaacTCTATACCCTAGATCTTAGACAAGCAAATAATCACACAAACAGaaaatcaacaacaaaaaatcaaaattaaaatcgaaatttgaaatcaaatcaggaaaaatcaaaccctaAGTAGTTCTTGAGAAGTTGGGGGCGTCCGTACCTTCTCTGGTCCACGTGGAAGGAGAAGATCTAAGCTCCAAGCAAAACTGGAGGAAATGGGAATCCGGGTGGGGGCATAAAAATGGTCGCCAAGAGGAAGGGGTAGGGAGGTAGGTCGAATAGCAAGAAGACACGTGGTGGATGACGGAGATTCCGTAggctttttttaaatttttggtgAGTGGCCACGCTGGCGTTGACGGTCAACGCAAGCTCCTTCCTTAGTCCTCACCCTCTTGGTTTGTCGACATGTCGTTTGATATTATTGCTGCTGCCTGCCGTGCGTTGTgagcaaggtataaaatatcgatgatatcgaaaatatcgataataaaaaaacatggagatatcgatagaaatatcgggatattatcgatattgataaaaataatatagaaaccacggaaattgtaagaaaaacttggaaatttttattaaaattttgcaGGATgcttatttagtcaattatatattagtttatcacaaaaaattggaaagaaatgcattgcatgatggatttaactgatttaactgatttaagttgattatatagcgagctggcaaacattgtgagtgtagaaaatatatagtaattaataaaataagtttaaacacaccataatcatttatatataatgacttagtacaatattttacattttatacattgtatggtaagatacatgagttaCACAAACAACGGGAAATTAATGAGAAAGCCCTTCCCAAAACGTCAGCACCTGCTTTTTTGACCACACTAATCCAACGGCTCCAAAACCTTCTTCAAAAAACTGAGAACTAATCGTTTCGATCCGCGTTTCTTAGGTGCATTTCTCTTCTCACTTTTTGCGTTTTTTgttcatttaaatcaaatttttggtTCTTTGAAACGCTTTCGTTCGCTGTTTTGATTGGTAGAAGCTTCTTGTTTTTTgtatgaaaattaaattaaaatttcaactttTCAGTTCTTGTGTTTTACATGAAAATCGACTATAAATCAagattctaaaaaacgctaggcgctagttgaGCGGTGGGCAAGAgcctagcacctaggcggcGCCTAGGTGGATTTgagtaaaaaaattatatatatcatataaattAGTTAAATTTACTATATAATAGATACATAAACATTAAGTAATAcgttatttttgaaaaagatatacatatataatgcaAGAGTATAATATAGTTTggtcttaaaaagaaaaagaaaagaaaatattatattataagaATATAATATAGTATTGTTTTAAAAGATAGATAGTTTAAGGGGTAAAAAGAGAATGACCGTTTAATCTTTTGTTGGAAATGACATCGTGATCTAGTTGAGTAATCTAAATAGGAAGAGGATACAAGCCAGATCTAGAAATGTCAGTCACAATTACTTCATTTACttaccaaaaaaccaaaaaaaaaaaatgttttaaaacagaacaaataatataatgttatcttaatcatttatataatatatttatggataaaagactgtttactaccctcatgtttcgtggttttcaacatttagtacatcaagtttttttcgtctcagagtcatacctaaagtgtaaattttgggacagtctcatacatccgttagtcaaactgttaagtttttcgttaactgtgacgtggcgcacggactggacgccacgtgtcatccacgttttttttttttttcttttcttttcttctttcttcttcttcttcttcttcctcctcttcctccgactgcaactttctttttttttctttttttttttcttcctccttctccgtcttccttccttcctccttcccccttccttccccttctacCTTCTTCTTCCTGAATCTGgggagcttttttttttttttttttttttcttcttcttcttcttcttcttcttcttcttcttcttcttcttcctctgaatctacccagattcagttttttcaattttttttctttttttttctttttttttctttttttttttcttctttcttcttctttttcttcttcttcttcttcttcctccgaatctgcccagattcaattttttttttcttcctccttattctccttcttccttccccttcttctccttcttccttccccttcttcgttcttcttcttcttcctccgaatttgggggaagatgaaagtttttttttttttttttttgaggaagaagaagaagaagaaggaggaagaaggggaaggaagaaggagaaggaggaagaaaaaattgcagtcggaggaagaagaagaagaagaaggaagaaggaggaagaagaagaaagaaagaaaaaaaaaaaaaaacaaacttccccagatttcggaggaagaaaaagaagaagaagaaggagaaggaagaagaaggaagaaggggaaggaagaaggaggaagaagaagaaagaagaaaaaaaaaaaaaaaaaaacaaacttccccagatttcggaggaagaagaaggagaatgagaaggaagaaggggaagaaagggaaggaaggaggaaggaagaaggagaaggaagaagcaaaaaaaaaaaaagaaagttgcagtcggaggaagaagaagaaggagaaggaagaagaaaagaaaaaaaaagaaaaaaaaaacgtggatgacacgtggcgtccagtCAGTGCGCCATGTCacagttaacgaaaaacttaacagtttgactaacggatgtatgaaattgtcccaaaatttacactttaggtatgactctgagacgaaaaaaatttgatgtactaaatgttgaaaaccactaaacatgagggtagtaaacagtcttttaccctatatTTATTGGACCAAAGCAATAACAATAGGAAGAAGGATTCACAAGATCTTGTTCCTGCCTCTCTTTGTCTAACTCTGATAATGGGTAattattctttgtttttttttattatgtggCTGGTAGACTTTCACACAAAACTAGGCCTTTTTTTCCACTTTCCCGATTTCCCTGCTGCCTAATTTCTATCAATCATCTcaagactctctctctctctcgatcattctctcttctctcacttatccattctcccacacacacacacacagagatctctcgatctctcttatcccttctcccacacacacacacagagacctcagtctctcgatccttctcccacatGGCCTTCctcgtctttctccctctccttctcgtcTCTGCAACTCGACGAACGTAGGAACCCTCCGAcgagtttcttgaatttctccggttaggtaagcttcgggTTTACCTATTTCTGTTATAGATTGAAGCTTAGATGTCAAATTTAAGTTCTatctcgtgtttttgcaaggttttttggatgaaatcggctcgggaataggcacacccatcttCGGCGAGGCCATGGGTGTCGACGAAGTTTCCAAACACCTCTGACCTTTTCACGGCAAACAGAAGTTATACAAACATTCctctcgtcttctatttcattttcatacctagatcggagtctagggtgctCTTTTACAATAGGCCGGAGTTGTAAAAGCTTCGACGTTCTTCTCCGATTTGCACAGATTCAAAATTTCGCGATTATcggtaatatcgcgatattttgacgaaaactcatTGGATAATCATTAAAATATTGGTAACTCAAAAAActgatattatcggcgaaatatcgccaaTAATATCAGCATTTTGGACCTTGGTTGTGAGCTGCAGGTGTTGGGCCCCGTGGCGGTAGGTAGATTGTCTGCCCCCCTCTTATGGTCCCATTCCCATCTCATTCTATTTgtgcgatcacggttaagtcatgttaatattttatattcttattattttttgtcttattatctctatagaAAAAATCCCCCTTTTATGGTGCCCTTCCCATCCCATTctatttgtgtgatcacggttaagtcatgttaacattttatattcttattatcttttgtcttattatctctatagaAAAAATCACTATAAAATGTTGAtatggtttaaccgtgaccacacaaataatAGGGGGTGAAAAGAGCACCATAACATGAGGGCAAACTATCTGCCTCCCTCGTGGGGACGGACGGATGGACGGCCGTACTTGATGGTGTCGAAatctaattaataattaaaggaaaactaacaataagtttaaaaaacaatagttttaattaaaaaaatgacaaaaaaatgtGTAATTAATAGTACCAGGAAAAactaaaaatgtgatttttcgttaaaaataaacagtatcaaaagtgttttgttaaaactcctatTAATTAAAGAAGTGCTGactgtgtttttgtttttccgtCCAATCAAATGTTCAATAATTGGCGTAATTGGGATTTGGTGAATAGCACCTTCATTCTTAATTGTGTGTTTAATGGCTTGCTTTTCCTTGTCAATTACGTATTTCCATGTCATAGAATTTCTTATGAAATTTATTATTGACACTTGTAAGTCTAAAACGTTCTCTTAGTCTCACGTATGAGGTTAATCATTTCAAACATGTGAACAAAAATACGCgttttagttaaaatggtctatgagattaacataatttctcattttggtacttgagatttaaaattgataGAAGTGTTATCCACtataaatcattttggtcatttttaaAAATACCAtcaatttaataacaaattacCAAAATGATTTTACAAAATTCAAGCGTATTTTGGTATTATGgtctattttggctaaaaaaaccaacaaaatatATAAGGTGTCATAGAGGTAGAGCATGTGTCATTAATGGGACTCATCACGTAGATAACTATTGTAATACCAAGAAAGGAACTGAGATTCCACTTTAAAATTAACTAGCATCAGAAGAATACTTAACACGTTGCAAGCTATCGCACTATATTTATATCTCTAATACGAGATTCACACTCTTAATACTATTATTGATACTTACATAAAATCATCATACCATCTCTAATTCTTACAAACCCTTGGCACCTCTTTATTGTATTCGCActtttcaatcatttttttttgttcaatgaTCAAATTTTCAATTGTAGCATTGACTTCCCACTTGTTATGTAGATATGTTCAAGCAAATCAAAACACAATCCCATAAGCTCTACCTTAAACGAAaaggcaaaaaataaaaaaataaaaaataaaaatttgaaaaagttgtAAATGGATGGCCACACTTGAACCACCGTGAAGACTTAATAGGATCCTAGTCAAGAAAACCAATCAAAGCAATTATTAGGCATCACCAAAAGAGGGAAACCGTGTTTGttatggcttttttttttctttttttttttaacatcaaCCATAATTCGAAAGATTAGGGATCAATCGCGGGTAGTTTAATCCCAAAGGCTAGTCACAAACATAACTGCTCCCTTGCTTATCCTGTTTgctaaaataaatataaattttagatgTCTGGCGATATTGATAACGAGCTTTGATGCAATGAAATGTTATTTTGTTATGATTGAAAAGTCCCATGTTGGCCTTTGGTCACCTTTTAAATGTCTGGTCACATTATTGGTATAAAACATCTTAAAAACATGAGACCTTTATGTATTTTGTTGCCGTCTGGGCCCATGTTGTCCTATACAATACGAGAGATTTCAGACTCGTTTAAAATTGCTTTTAAAATTGGTGAAacgttttttgtgaaaatgtttttagaaccaatatttaataaaaatacaagtcAATATTACAAGAAGTACATAACTGTTGCTTCTTGTAGGAAGCACTTTAAATGCTTTcgaaacacaaaaaaaaattatctaaaaactcttttaatcattttaaacgcacttccaaacgaacccttcataattaagcACCcctgctatttttttttattgcttactttttttcctttcataacccaaaaaaaaaaaaaacaattttgatTGGGCCCCCGGGTTTTAGGTTAGGTCCAATAAGAAGGGATTCGGTGCAAAACAGGCAGTTGAATAAGCCCACATGAAGCTCAGAACCCCAGCATTTTAGACCTGGACTATCATCACCCGCCGGTAAAACTGCGAGCCCATCTCTGGCTTTGCGCCACCGCCCTTCGGTACTGCTCAGTGCTCACCATCAAAGTCCATCGTCCTcttcacagagagagagagaagagagagagagggattaaTCAATGGGATACATACAGGAAGCACGTGAGAATCACGTGAAGAAGAAGGTTGAAGAAGGTACGGTTGATGTATGCAAAGCTCAAACTCTAGGACTCTGAGTCTCAACaactatttttctttaattttgtgcTAAAAATGTATAATCTGTTATTATTGTGCTAAAAAGGAGTATAATTTGTTATTTTCCTCTTAATTTTTGTGCTTAAAAATGCATAATTTGTTGTTATTGTGCTGAAAAAATTCATAATTTGGTGTTTAAATTACTGTTGAAACAGCACTGCGGAGCAAAATGAAGCACAAGGCGCTGCAGGAGTGCAAGGATTTGGCGTCGAAGTACGCCGAGTGCTCGTACGGAAGAACCATATCGGTCGTTTGGCAGTGCCGGCAGCAAGCCAAGGAATTGAACGAATGCCTTCACCAATTGTAAGCCCCAACTCCtcgattaattaattaattataatttccTCCCTGatgattcattttttttcacaaaaagagcaaagaaatgatttttattttgttgaatgtTCAATGTGGGAGTGCTCCTACCAACATTATAATGGCTTTGTTGATGAGGGTTTGGTGTGATGCATAAATTGTTGTATCTTAGTGTCCGAGTAACCGGACATATCCAGGGTGGCTCTGTATTTCTTTTGTGTAGGATGAGTCTTGACCGGCCATTAGAAAAGTACCCGATGTATGATATTACTTGTTGATACGATGCTGCATAGTTTACATAGTTTGGAAGCAATTGAGATGGTAGAGTGGTATTTTGGTTATGAGTTTGGTAGTGGTGTTTGGGTTTGATTTCGAAAAGTATGGTGACATTCTTCATTTCccatgttttttttcctttattcaGAGTTAAATTTGGCTTTTGGGTTGTTTGCGTTGGTTTTCCAAAGTGTTTTCAGGCAACGGTTTTGGAAGCCTTGTGGGGAATTAGAGTGCTAGGCACAGTATTGCATGAATTGTTTTCGTGTCCTATGTCCTGCAGTACCCATGAGTCGCGGAGATAGAAAAGAATTCAGGGTTTATGCAATCTGTTTCAACCGGGGTTTTGAATTTGATCCTTGGCATTGAATTGTAGAGGAAAGCACTCTAGTTATAGAACAGAAAGTATCCCGTCTTTCTTACATCTGTTTGAGAGCGCATGACGAGAGAGAAGAGAACGTTTATCATCAATGAGCTTATGTTCGGTTGGTGCAGAGATGTGAGCATGTTGTTTTGGTTGCGAGCTATGACCCTTTTTGTAGTTTTCGAGTAAGAGAAATGATTTTGGATCGTAGTTTACGCATATCCAGCACCAACGTACCTGTGCTACTGCTAAATGCTAATGCATGTGAAATACGTTGTTTTGATTTTTGCAGCACCAATGATGACGTCTTGGAGGAAATGAAGAGAGCGTACATGCTTCAACAAGACGGGAAAGTGCCTGCATAAGTCTGAGATCATCACCGGTTCATGATTTGACATAGAACTTTGTTATCGGAATTCTGGCAGCGTCACTGGTTTATGATTTTGATTTCTGTAGTTCGGTTGATGCCTGGGGGTTGTGTTTGAAATATTTTCCGATGAACATAATAAACGTAGATTGGGTAAAATTTTCTCGAGTAATTTACCTAGAAATGCAAATAATTTCGTCTTGAATATATTGACTAGTTTGAGTGCGAAAAATCCgagcaattattattattattattttaattgagcAATATTGTCATTAAGTTAGAAATTAGTTTGCAACTGATAGAGTTTAAACTCATGTCGTTATGCAAGAGCGTCACTCCTTTCCACCGTAAAAATTCTGCAAAACATCAAAACATGATCTAGCCATTCGTTTGAACAACTTATCTCACACTACGATGCATGGTAGAAAAATGGATGGGTGGATTGAATtggattgaattaaaaaaaaagcattgtACCATGATCTAGTcattcgttaaagtgaacagtaccagatgcttttcgttaaagttccctatgcTATAATTAACCCGAATGGTAAAAACTCGAAAATTCTATTAATTGTTGAAAATTCAAGAACTGAGGCCAACAGAATCATAATTCTTTTCCACCCAGTTGAACCGATTCAACCTCGAAAACGAGTGGAAAATGCGAACCTGGAAAAGTTTTAGCCACACTAGATGTTTATATTACAGAAATTCCTCATAAGAAAAAACCCAGAGCAGATGCAAATTCAGATTCCCTCTAACAATCCTCAACGACACAACTGCCCTCAGTCGGTTACATTAAGGTGGTTTCAACCAAATCATTCACTGAAGACAAGACGGGAAGCTTCACGCGGAGAAAAACATACGCTGAAGGTTAGGTTGGCTTCCGCATGTTACGCCCAGCACGAATTACTTCATCGACCAACAACAGTTGAGATGCAATTACAGGCCTGCATAATATAGAAACGAACACCAGTGAGTTGCATAAACCGAAAAAGATCTGAAGAAAATGAGTTTCAAAATCATGCCACGTACCCTGAGTTTATAATCTGTCGCTTCACAGAGTAGTTGTCGAAGATACCCTCCATCTGTGGATCAAGCGGTTCTCCAGTGTTGTGATTTAGTCCCACGACATTTCCCTGATCATGCTCTCCCTGAACAGGAATCCACATGTGATTATATTTCAATCACCTCTGGATGGATGACGAAATGAAAAACTGAggaattttaaagaagttgGTATACCGTAAGAGCAATTATCACATCTTGTGTATCGAGGCCAGAATTCTCAGCAAGTGTTTTGGGCACCACAAGAAGAGCATCAGCAAAAGCTTCGACACCGAGTTGAGCACGCTGTTTCAAGTAGAAAGATAAAGGCTTAGAAATATAAAAGGCGCTTAAAAAATAATTCCCATAAGGGAATTTAGGAAAATATTTACTTACCCCTTTAACAGTTTTCTTTACTTCATTCACTAAATATTGTCTGGCTGCAACTTCAAAAGCTCCAGCACCCTGATTCACATATGAAAAATGTTTCCCACATCACAATCTGATGTACATTCCAGAAGCCAAACTTACTAAGAAAAAAGATACGATGGGGAAAATTCTAACTCAAACTTACTAAGATGACAGCTTCATCTTCAACTGTGTTTTTCACTGCCCTCAGGCCATCACGAACAGCATCCTTAATCTGAGCAATTGTATGGTCATTAGGCCCTGCACCATTAAGAGGAAGTAAGGATTAAATCACCACAGGACTTGCCAAAGGAAATAGAATGACGTATATCACGTAATCCTTACTATGAGATGGGTGCAGCATAAATTACTAACTCCCGGGTAGAATAACCAAAGAATATTTATATTTTGCAGATGATGAAAATACCAATGGAGTACCTTTGATTAAGATTGTGCAAGAGTGGGGATTCTTCACATTTTCAACAAATGTATACTTCTCTTCACCAAGGACATGCTCGTATACAAGTCCAGCCCAACCAAGGCAATCAGGAGTTAAATCATCTACGGAGTTTACAGCCTCCCCGCCACAAGCCAAAACCAACCGTTCCATATTTCTCCTCTTTGCTCTTCTCAGGGCAATAATCTAAGAAACCGCGGAATTAGAAAAGTACCAAACAAGTTGCACCGAATCACAGTGAGTGCAAAACGCAACACCAATAAAAAATCTGCAGTGTCTATCTGATATATATCTTGGAAAATAACTGGAAAGAAATCTAAAATTATGATCCATGACTTACCCCTGCCCTTGCAAGAAGGTCCAGAGATGGGGGATCAATTCCCTTCTGATTGATAACAACAAAGTTATTATCATTACCAGAGCAAACCTGCAAATCATCCAATGCAGGAAATATTTCAGAATCTGTAATGTTGATGTTGATACGC is a genomic window of Malus domestica chromosome 09, GDT2T_hap1 containing:
- the LOC103442509 gene encoding uncharacterized protein, whose product is MGYIQEARENHVKKKVEEALRSKMKHKALQECKDLASKYAECSYGRTISVVWQCRQQAKELNECLHQFTNDDVLEEMKRAYMLQQDGKVPA